A single region of the Candidatus Margulisiibacteriota bacterium genome encodes:
- the rpsQ gene encoding 30S ribosomal protein S17, with product MRGVKKTRQGIVVSNKMDKTIVVQVDRQKAHPQFGKIITVSKKFHVHDEKNAARPGDEVLIMETRRLSKTKTWRLTEIVKKSAKSLETKVENSLENIDKI from the coding sequence ATGCGCGGAGTAAAGAAAACCCGTCAGGGTATCGTGGTCAGCAATAAGATGGATAAGACCATTGTTGTGCAGGTGGACAGGCAAAAAGCCCATCCGCAGTTCGGCAAAATTATCACCGTGAGCAAGAAATTTCACGTTCACGATGAAAAAAACGCCGCGCGGCCGGGCGATGAAGTGCTGATCATGGAAACACGCCGTTTGAGTAAGACCAAAACCTGGCGGCTGACGGAGATCGTGAAAAAGAGCGCTAAGTCTCTGGAAACCAAAGTGGAAAATAGTTTGGAAAATATTGACAAGATTTAA
- the rplN gene encoding 50S ribosomal protein L14 encodes MLQRESRMVVADNSGAREALIMHIPGNSYQKEVSVGAVVTVVVKKASVGMSVKKAEVHKAVIVRTKKPLRRPDGTYLRFDDNACVIIDPKTKEPRGTRIFGPVARELKDKGYAKIISRASEVL; translated from the coding sequence ATGTTGCAGCGTGAATCAAGAATGGTGGTAGCGGATAACAGCGGCGCGCGCGAAGCGCTGATCATGCACATACCGGGCAATTCTTACCAAAAAGAAGTGTCGGTCGGCGCGGTCGTGACGGTGGTTGTGAAAAAAGCCTCGGTCGGCATGAGCGTTAAAAAAGCCGAAGTACACAAAGCGGTGATCGTGCGCACGAAGAAACCGCTACGCCGTCCCGACGGCACATATCTGCGCTTTGATGACAATGCCTGCGTGATCATCGATCCCAAAACCAAAGAGCCGAGAGGCACGCGTATTTTTGGACCGGTGGCCCGTGAGCTTAAAGACAAAGGCTACGCGAAAATTATTTCACGCGCCTCAGAAGTGCTGTAG
- the rplX gene encoding 50S ribosomal protein L24 — MASKIKKGDLVKVLSGKDKGKQDKVLEVFPEDGKLLVDNVRRVKRHTKPAQGHAGGIIDKLLPIPAACVRLVCPACKAAVRVGFKMVKDKKVRYCKKCAAVIDK, encoded by the coding sequence ATGGCGAGCAAGATAAAAAAAGGCGATCTGGTCAAGGTGTTGTCCGGCAAGGACAAGGGCAAGCAGGACAAAGTGCTGGAAGTTTTTCCAGAGGACGGCAAATTGCTGGTGGATAACGTGCGCCGCGTGAAAAGACACACCAAGCCGGCGCAGGGACACGCTGGCGGCATAATTGACAAATTGCTGCCGATACCGGCAGCCTGTGTGCGGCTGGTCTGTCCGGCCTGCAAAGCCGCGGTGCGTGTGGGTTTTAAAATGGTCAAGGACAAAAAAGTGCGTTACTGCAAAAAATGCGCCGCGGTCATTGATAAATAA
- the rplE gene encoding 50S ribosomal protein L5, whose translation MLDLKELYKKEIVPAMMKEFNYANPMMVPKITKVVVNRGLGKIATENVKNVDIFVDELQQITGQKAVVSKSKKAISNFKLRENLAIGCKVTLRKNKMYDFLSKLLNLALPKVRDFRGVPKSSFDGRGNYSLGIQEQIVFPEIRFEQVQKLTGMDITICTTARTNKEAYFLLEKLGMPFRK comes from the coding sequence ATGTTAGACCTTAAAGAGTTATATAAAAAAGAGATTGTGCCGGCGATGATGAAAGAATTCAACTACGCCAATCCCATGATGGTGCCGAAGATCACCAAAGTCGTGGTCAACCGCGGCTTGGGCAAGATCGCCACCGAAAATGTGAAAAATGTCGATATTTTTGTGGACGAGCTGCAGCAGATCACCGGCCAAAAAGCGGTGGTCAGCAAATCCAAAAAGGCGATCTCCAATTTTAAATTGAGAGAAAATTTGGCGATCGGCTGCAAAGTGACGCTGCGCAAAAATAAAATGTATGACTTTTTGTCCAAGCTCTTAAATCTGGCGCTGCCGAAAGTGCGCGATTTTCGCGGTGTACCCAAAAGTTCTTTTGACGGCCGGGGCAATTATTCGCTGGGCATTCAAGAGCAGATCGTTTTTCCCGAGATCAGATTTGAGCAGGTGCAAAAACTAACCGGCATGGATATTACGATTTGCACGACAGCCAGGACGAATAAAGAGGCATATTTCCTTTTGGAAAAATTAGGGATGCCGTTTAGAAAATAA
- a CDS encoding type Z 30S ribosomal protein S14, whose amino-acid sequence MAKTSMKEKAKRKPKFAVRQHNRCQICGRPRGFIRFFSICRVCFREYAAQGKIPGVRKTSW is encoded by the coding sequence ATGGCTAAAACGTCGATGAAAGAAAAAGCGAAAAGGAAACCGAAGTTTGCGGTGCGGCAGCATAACCGTTGCCAGATCTGCGGGCGGCCGCGCGGGTTCATTCGTTTTTTTAGTATTTGCCGCGTTTGCTTTCGGGAGTACGCGGCGCAGGGTAAAATCCCTGGCGTGCGTAAAACGAGCTGGTAA
- the rpsH gene encoding 30S ribosomal protein S8, translated as MSTTDSLGDMITIVRNGSAVGFKQVELPFSKLRQAVLNVMKREGFISEVESYQKEGTAHYYLKVTLKYGPAGEKVLNHIERLSKPGRRLYLSKNKIPRVRNGYGAIILTTPKGVLSGKEARLKKTGGEAVCRMW; from the coding sequence ATGAGCACAACTGATTCTTTGGGAGACATGATCACTATAGTCCGCAACGGTTCAGCCGTCGGGTTCAAGCAAGTCGAGCTGCCGTTTTCTAAACTGCGGCAGGCCGTGCTCAATGTGATGAAACGCGAGGGTTTTATCAGCGAGGTGGAGTCTTATCAAAAAGAAGGCACGGCGCATTATTATTTGAAAGTGACTTTGAAATACGGCCCGGCGGGCGAGAAAGTTTTAAATCACATCGAACGCCTCAGCAAACCAGGCCGCCGCCTGTATTTGTCCAAAAACAAAATCCCGCGCGTGCGCAACGGTTACGGGGCGATAATTTTGACCACGCCCAAAGGCGTGTTGTCCGGCAAAGAAGCCCGTCTGAAAAAAACCGGCGGCGAAGCGGTTTGCCGGATGTGGTAG
- the rplF gene encoding 50S ribosomal protein L6 — protein MGRVGKMPIAIPQGVDVNIQDVGLLYKISVKGPKGTLSGGFRKDIKIEKKENTLALTMTDTEKQTSALHGTYRVLLNNMVLGVTRGFVRALTWEGVGYRMQAKGKGLNIQMGYSHDVEFKEVPGIAFKVDNNVLTIEGADKQLVGQVAANIRAIRGPEPYKGKGIRYVDETIQRKAGKAAK, from the coding sequence ATGGGGCGCGTAGGCAAAATGCCGATAGCTATTCCGCAGGGCGTGGACGTCAATATTCAAGACGTCGGCCTGCTTTACAAAATTTCGGTCAAAGGCCCGAAAGGAACGCTGAGCGGCGGTTTCCGCAAGGACATTAAAATTGAGAAAAAAGAAAACACGCTGGCTTTAACCATGACCGATACGGAAAAACAAACTTCCGCGCTGCACGGCACTTACCGTGTTCTGCTTAACAATATGGTGCTCGGTGTGACCAGGGGTTTTGTCAGAGCTTTAACCTGGGAAGGCGTGGGTTATCGTATGCAGGCCAAAGGCAAGGGCTTAAATATTCAAATGGGTTACTCGCACGATGTGGAATTCAAAGAAGTGCCGGGCATTGCTTTTAAAGTGGACAACAATGTTTTGACTATCGAGGGCGCGGACAAACAGCTGGTCGGCCAGGTGGCCGCCAATATTCGCGCGATACGCGGGCCGGAGCCGTACAAGGGCAAAGGTATTCGCTATGTCGACGAAACGATACAGCGCAAGGCTGGCAAAGCCGCGAAATAA
- the rplR gene encoding 50S ribosomal protein L18 — MARINKITERARKVKGTAERPRLAVHKSLRRITAQVIDDVRSVTLAYAVSGKEDKNNIETAKKVGAEIAQKALAAGLKKINFDRRRYLYHGRVKALADAARAGGLEF, encoded by the coding sequence ATGGCAAGAATAAACAAAATAACGGAGAGAGCAAGAAAGGTCAAAGGCACGGCCGAGCGGCCGCGTCTGGCAGTGCATAAATCGCTCCGCCGTATTACAGCGCAGGTCATTGACGATGTGAGATCCGTGACGCTGGCTTACGCGGTGTCCGGCAAAGAGGACAAAAACAATATTGAGACCGCTAAAAAAGTCGGCGCGGAAATCGCCCAAAAAGCGCTGGCGGCCGGCTTGAAAAAAATAAACTTTGACCGTCGGCGTTATTTGTATCACGGCAGGGTCAAGGCTTTGGCCGACGCCGCGCGCGCCGGTGGGTTGGAGTTTTGA